Part of the Nicotiana tabacum cultivar K326 chromosome 20, ASM71507v2, whole genome shotgun sequence genome, taatcccacttagtggggtctgtggagggtagtgtgtaggcagaccttacccctaccctggggtagagaggctgtttccaaataaaCCCTCAGCATCCttccctcggcatccttcccaccttgctcttgaggAGACTCGAACTcgcaacctcttggttggaagtggaggttgcttaccatcagagcaacccctcttgtctcaGCTCTGTtgtaaactaaaaataaattgcAACTAAGATGTTAAGTTAGGCTTGTTTCCCCACCTCTCgggaaagaaagatgagaatAAGTGTATCATATGGAAATGGTACAAATAAATCTTGTAAACAGGTCAGTTTGTTCAATTATCTTTAGGATTTATATAGACAAATCGATCAATTATCCAGACCCAGTTATCTTTCACTTAGTGCGGATGGTGGTGAAAGATCAAAACaatctttaatattttttaaactctTTAACATAATCAAtattcataattttaaaaaacataaactttttttaaaaaaaaattataatttactactcaaatatattttttatacatatatattctaCTTATGTACATAAACATattgacaagaggggttgctctgatggtaagcaacctccacttccaaccatgaagttgtgagttcgagtttccccaagagcaaggtgggaagtttaatggagggaaggatgtcgagtTTCTATTGGAAACAGCATCTCTACCCCAGGGCAGGGGTAAaatctgcatacacactacccttcccagaccctactaagtgggattatgttgttgttgtacataAACATATGTACATATGTATCTAACAAGGTTTGTTACAAGTGACACCAATAGGGGCGGATCTATGTAGAAGGGTGGGGTGGATGCCTCGTTGAAATTTTGTATGTTTAtgtacttttttctttttaattctcaAAAAAAGTGTTAAACCAATCGAAATTTCTACTATGTGTAATTCATTTAGATCCATAAAAGTggttaaaccaaaaaaaaaaaaagatccgtaaagtaagaaaaacaatgATTTATTAACTGTGCAGGAGAAAAAAATACTGCATGTAAACTGCAGTTTATTAGGTAGCTACCAATAACaatcatttcaaatttccaataGTTCAAAAAGATTCCAAAATAAAGAACAAACAGtagcaacaacaatataatagGAAGAAATAGTATAATATCTAATATAAAGAACCAGggataagaaaaatacaaaaagagtaAGAGACGACTACCTATCAACCTTCCATCCCAATTCTCGACCTTCACTGTTCTCTATTACGGGTCATGTCCTCCGTAAGTTGAAGCAATTacatatcctgcctaatcaccttaCCCCAATACTTCTTCAGCCTATTCCTGGCCTTCCTTAGATCCCccatggtcaacctctcacacctcctgatcGGGTCATTTATGGCTCTCCTCTTTACGTGgccgaaccatctcaacctcgatTCCCACAGTTTATCCTCCACCGAGGCCACCAGAAAATTCACAAGATAGATAAAGGGTGTATCGACTCTGCAGACTTAGTGCAGCACTCATCAATCCTTGAACAAGTCTTAGCACTCAGATTCAATGATATAGCAGATAACCTGTTTTTTTTAAGAGCGGGTAACTGAAATAAGTATAATCGTAACAAATAAACATTTTCTGGTGTAAAAGGAAAATGAACGAGTGAAAATGTACTCAGATGAACACGGAGAGAACATACCAGATAAGAGTCAAGGAGACGACCCTCTAGTCCAATCTGGAGGGTGTATTGTAACTGTGAACGCATCATTTGACAAGTCTTCCTGCTGTGTTCTTTGAATTTCCATGGCTGAATTGGCAACAGACCAGCTGCACCAATTTACTTCAATTCTTCTTAGAGATATAGCGTAATCAAATTGAGAGGGGATTTCTTTAAGCTGCTTacattttttcaaaacaaaatgttCAAGCATAGGAAAAGCATCCTCGGAAACAGACCACTGTGTAATATTGAGGTCGTCCAATTCTAAGTATTTGAGTTCAGGGAACTCTGAATCTTTCACTTCCCATTCATCCCCTTCAAATGCTCTGAGAAATAACTTCAGGATCTCCAAGTTAGGCAGTTCTGCAATGGTCGAGATTTGGTTCCAAGGTAGACGAAACTTTGACAGAGTCAATTCCCTTAGTCTTGAGGGGAAACTGAAGACATGTGGAAGTTTAGCTGGACAACTGTTGGAAACAAGCTTGAGGGATTCAAGGTGACTTAGGAACTCCAATCTAGGAAAAAGAACACACTTTCCTGTTACTATCTTGGAATAACCAAATGTTCCCGAAAATATGCAACTCAGCTTTCTCAATTTTGGCATCTTTCTCAATATCATCTCTGTATCTTCACCATAAAAGAGATGTGGAGTGGAAAAGGTTTCCAGATTATCTAATTGTGAGTCAGCAAGTGATTCACCCATGTTCTCATATAAACTAAATGAAGCACGATCTTTTACATGTATATGCCTCAATTTAACCATCTTCAGAAGTGAACTAGGTAATATCACCTCTACTCCCAATCCTTTAACCACAAAAGTTTCAAGATTCCAAAGCTTAGATATAGATGAAGGAATTGAGTTTCCATCAGTTTGAGCAGCAAAGTACCTCAAATGAATTAAAGATTGTATCTCACTGGGAAAAGTACCACCAATGTTGAAGGATTCCAAATTCAACACTTTAACAAGTTTGAAGCTGTTAAAGATGAAGGAGATATCACGCGGCCATAAAAAGTTACCTGGGTCAATCACATTGAATAGTAAAGAGCGAACGTTTGAATGAGATGGCTGCCACAGATCAACCTGATCCTCATAAGAGTGAACAAACAACCGATATTCCTTAGGCTTTTCGGGAAATGTATCCTCTCCACTGAatctgatttaaaaaaaaaacaatgaaattGCGAGTTAAGATAAAAACAATAGAATAGAATTAGTGCAGTTCTTATACAGTTATACCTATTAATACGGAGAAAGAAATTCTCTTGTTTGGCCTTTTCCAAGCAGAATTTATGCAACAGATCATGAATGCGACACATTTTCAGCTTGCCATTGGGTCTCTTCTCCACGTCCATCACTAAATTTCTACTAATAAGATCTTCCAAGAAACCTTGCGCAACATCTTCTGGACCTTCTTCCATATTTGCCTGTACAAACTCCTCAGCTACCCAAAACCTTGTCAATTTTGAGACATGAATATCCTTGCCCTTCAAAAAGCCTCCAAAATACAGAAAACAAGGTTTCAAATGGTGTGGTAAATTCTTGTAACTGAATCCAATCACAGACATGGTCTCTTCCAAGCTACCAATATTCTGTGAACCTAGACTTTCTTCTATTACTTTCCACAATTCTGCTTTCTTCCTTTTGTCTTTCAGAACACCAGCAACTAATACAATGAAGAGAGGCAACCCTCCACAACATTTTGCTATTCGAAACCCCACATCAACAAGTTCAGGTGGACAGCTCTCCTCTTGAAATACCTCTTTCTTTAATAATGTCCAGCTCTCATCATCACTGAATAGACGAAGATGATAGGGTTCACTTTCGCATTTAGCATAAATTGCAATGTTGCTCAGCCGGGTTGTTAGAATAACTCTACTCCTGTTACGAGCACCTTTGAAGCACATATGTAAATTGTCCCACACTTCATTGTCCCACACGTCATCAATGAGAACTAAGAATCTCTTGGTCAACAAGAATCGACGCAGCTCAACAGCTAATTCACCATCTTCTTTTTCATTACGATCAGCAGGTTCAAGCACACCATTCAAAATGGTTAGCAACAAATCTCTCCATGAATATACTTGAGTCACACGACACTGCGCACGTACATCAAAGTGGGAGGTGACTATTGGATCATTATAAATCTTCTCGGCAATAGTAGTCTTACCGATTCCAGGCATGCCGACCAATGAGATAACGTCTAGATGAGGTGATCCTTTCACTAGCTGATCCTTTAGTATGTTCTTCGCATCCTGAAATCCTTCCATTTCTTCATTTGCTCTTGGAGTATTAGCGGATAAATCTGGCAACAGACTAGTGGAGATCTTTGCAACTTCCGGCACTGTCTCGTCAATCTTCTTTCTTTCACAAGTCTCACTAACAACATCATTTACAAGCTTAATATTCTGAACAACTTCAGAAATCCAAAGAACTTTGTACCAGAGTGGATGAGAACAAGTCAAGCACAAGTCAGTGACATACTCTGCCTTGTATGCCATTTCAGTAACACTAGTATAAACTTCATCATGCTCATAGTCGCTTTCTGCAAAATGATCGGTCAACGATCTTAGACACAATAAGCCCTCCTTGACTGATCCAATCTGAAGCTTTAGGTCGATAATTAAATTGTTCTTAGAACCTAACAGCTCCTCCAATTTGCCTAAGAAACAATTGAGAAATCCTAATCCATTTGTCCTGGGGAAGCTATAATTTGATGAATCTGGGACTTTGAGACAAATCATTTTGACCTCTGCCTCAACAAACTTGAGCAATTGCTTGACATCAGAGAGATATAACATGTAATACCAAGCAGGTCTATAATCACTGATGGGGAAGAGACAGACATACTTTCTATCTTGAACATGTTTCAGGAGCTCTTTGAGCTTGTGATCCATATCTCGATACTGTACAATATCTGCAAGAAAAGAGCCCAAATACACTAGTTTGTCTTTGACCAATGGGATC contains:
- the LOC107812187 gene encoding putative late blight resistance protein homolog R1B-12; translation: MAQKCSKVSLDLYNLKIKEDLDSEMISQLNNASKRLLSVASFLRQLERVHPENSISAQLEALFVKALEGFPDKDQHGRCYTMISKLLKITKASEASRSTSQMIAEVLEIIKLENIAEQIKASNPSRASIPMITRKMLDFADTLLDYLQYRDLFPSVLDKKLRYLRVLLSSIAKLCIEHESTTNLFIHVEDVAYTAAHLYFLGLAYNVEDGDRARVLDFEFSKLLERLSPFRPELRQLYLRVLIGSKSSRSENTMNAESMSDFVNGLQEDLEELLSRNASLKFIFVDQIPCLQQGLSSLSGFLHSIVSECIPLEEFNSLQSHIEALAIEAATVIYSSCYDEEMDMKTTEMDHASFFFQLKFNHVKLEIHLIQKLNGEAILAPLYELIDYVREELILSRIFLMDSLEQCKEHTKITDLLTLIQSVTSQAWSVINSFSHDSDHEDLAMKISPLHFQLLLKFKFIKAAIRQMCPSITASSTQDHPTINLLNFLPINFEVIDSYFSMLKSSKTSSSYMPTIDKFLMGFHEYILGNLLLKDETYLTFTVANEVKKFFHGLLLLVTYLFDPLVQSIGCMKQNDLLTGFGTIVLVAESAICLIYEDAVDSNKSRKVNLVLQFLTIAFKLIESEGSLMDLRKHKATLKAEILDLIGSAHEDLVFLRAFLMDVLSQHTELNELHGLLLHAEATAHKLAQISGSCCESFMDGSSTERMRLSLSDLLQEIESVKVEFRKVCFQHLDSSPWKMKDGESLINFLLNHQDGLLNCDACSIPFLKNQIPLVKDKLVYLGSFLADIVQYRDMDHKLKELLKHVQDRKYVCLFPISDYRPAWYYMLYLSDVKQLLKFVEAEVKMICLKVPDSSNYSFPRTNGLGFLNCFLGKLEELLGSKNNLIIDLKLQIGSVKEGLLCLRSLTDHFAESDYEHDEVYTSVTEMAYKAEYVTDLCLTCSHPLWYKVLWISEVVQNIKLVNDVVSETCERKKIDETVPEVAKISTSLLPDLSANTPRANEEMEGFQDAKNILKDQLVKGSPHLDVISLVGMPGIGKTTIAEKIYNDPIVTSHFDVRAQCRVTQVYSWRDLLLTILNGVLEPADRNEKEDGELAVELRRFLLTKRFLVLIDDVWDNEVWDNLHMCFKGARNRSRVILTTRLSNIAIYAKCESEPYHLRLFSDDESWTLLKKEVFQEESCPPELVDVGFRIAKCCGGLPLFIVLVAGVLKDKRKKAELWKVIEESLGSQNIGSLEETMSVIGFSYKNLPHHLKPCFLYFGGFLKGKDIHVSKLTRFWVAEEFVQANMEEGPEDVAQGFLEDLISRNLVMDVEKRPNGKLKMCRIHDLLHKFCLEKAKQENFFLRINRFSGEDTFPEKPKEYRLFVHSYEDQVDLWQPSHSNVRSLLFNVIDPGNFLWPRDISFIFNSFKLVKVLNLESFNIGGTFPSEIQSLIHLRYFAAQTDGNSIPSSISKLWNLETFVVKGLGVEVILPSSLLKMVKLRHIHVKDRASFSLYENMGESLADSQLDNLETFSTPHLFYGEDTEMILRKMPKLRKLSCIFSGTFGYSKIVTGKCVLFPRLEFLSHLESLKLVSNSCPAKLPHVFSFPSRLRELTLSKFRLPWNQISTIAELPNLEILKLFLRAFEGDEWEVKDSEFPELKYLELDDLNITQWSVSEDAFPMLEHFVLKKCKQLKEIPSQFDYAISLRRIEVNWCSWSVANSAMEIQRTQQEDLSNDAFTVTIHPPDWTRGSSP